One genomic region from Thermoleptolyngbya sichuanensis A183 encodes:
- a CDS encoding DUF3146 family protein, with the protein MSKRLPETTAYVRITHQSWQQGKIEGEVRANAYEWQFQWCFRQGQLIVQPSLGRALIKDPLERFLERSDYQLELGGDYSFTIRAEI; encoded by the coding sequence ATGAGCAAGCGCCTTCCTGAAACCACCGCCTACGTTCGGATTACCCATCAATCCTGGCAGCAGGGCAAAATTGAAGGCGAAGTGCGGGCGAATGCCTACGAGTGGCAGTTCCAGTGGTGCTTTCGGCAGGGGCAACTGATTGTGCAGCCGTCGCTGGGGCGGGCGCTGATCAAAGACCCTCTGGAGCGCTTTTTGGAGCGCAGTGACTATCAGCTAGAACTGGGCGGCGACTATTCATTTACCATTCGGGCAGAAATTTGA
- a CDS encoding calcium-binding protein, translating to MAIDPNVSPAGGALPSGVTIIGGIVLDLVGANGQRLVAQLAASDLYEGTVTTSQQLIGTQTELTPTFINTLGGGLSRVAVRVTLFDGDNAPSDFDFNQNRLLLNGFDIGNWSDVETITTDGLGNPVSSNRPNFGFANEELDTGWFFTQDPTFLANFYNSLVSGQQVDYTFVDNTPAENFLDFKQGLDSSLIGGGGGGGGPIIDPGGPGGGGGGTDPGGPGGGGGGTDPGGPGGGGGGTDPGGPGGGGGGTGPGGPGTLPGDVIVGDGQTGLAAIPLRCRNGTPVPFLTLRGQRRLQPLTLTGGPNTLTVELVSTQPGRPRSWRAAAAGSPARARKFNRADYRPGGGFEMFGGGGNDVLQVRQRQNILRGQQGNDSLTGGPRRDFLVGGRGDDVINGGGGKNTIVGGAGNDTLIGGLDRDMFVYRRVNHGTDLIQNYQPGVDVIDLRRIFARAPFQVAGRSNYQRLNTFVRLIEREGNTLVQIDRNGKQAGKFFNTLAVLEGIAVSQLSSCDFVV from the coding sequence ATGGCAATCGATCCTAATGTTTCTCCCGCAGGCGGTGCTCTGCCCAGCGGTGTCACCATCATCGGTGGTATCGTTCTCGACCTTGTTGGTGCCAATGGTCAGCGCCTTGTTGCACAGCTTGCTGCGTCTGATCTGTACGAAGGTACAGTTACCACTAGCCAGCAACTCATCGGCACCCAGACTGAGCTAACCCCCACCTTTATCAATACGCTCGGCGGCGGGCTAAGTCGGGTTGCAGTGCGCGTTACCCTGTTCGACGGGGATAACGCGCCCTCAGACTTTGACTTTAACCAAAACCGACTCCTCCTCAACGGTTTCGACATCGGCAACTGGAGCGATGTTGAAACCATCACCACAGACGGTCTGGGAAATCCAGTTAGCTCTAACCGCCCCAATTTTGGTTTTGCCAATGAAGAGCTAGACACAGGCTGGTTTTTCACTCAAGACCCCACATTTCTCGCAAACTTCTACAACTCGTTGGTCTCCGGCCAGCAGGTTGATTACACCTTCGTAGACAATACCCCCGCAGAAAACTTCCTAGATTTCAAACAAGGTCTGGATAGTAGTTTGATTGGCGGTGGCGGCGGTGGCGGCGGCCCCATCATCGATCCTGGTGGCCCTGGCGGTGGCGGCGGTGGTACTGACCCCGGCGGCCCTGGCGGTGGCGGCGGTGGTACTGACCCCGGCGGCCCTGGCGGTGGCGGCGGTGGTACTGACCCCGGCGGCCCTGGCGGTGGCGGCGGTGGTACCGGCCCCGGCGGTCCAGGGACGCTTCCTGGTGATGTGATTGTGGGGGATGGTCAAACGGGTCTTGCGGCGATTCCGCTGAGATGCCGAAACGGCACGCCTGTCCCTTTCCTCACCCTCAGAGGGCAGCGTCGCTTGCAGCCGCTGACGTTGACAGGTGGGCCCAACACGCTGACGGTAGAACTGGTGTCTACACAGCCTGGCCGTCCTCGCAGTTGGCGAGCCGCAGCCGCAGGTTCCCCTGCAAGGGCCCGCAAGTTTAACCGGGCAGACTACAGACCCGGTGGCGGTTTTGAGATGTTTGGTGGTGGGGGGAATGATGTATTGCAGGTGCGTCAGCGGCAGAACATCCTCCGCGGTCAACAGGGTAATGACAGCCTGACGGGTGGCCCACGGCGAGATTTTCTGGTGGGCGGACGAGGCGACGACGTGATCAATGGCGGCGGCGGCAAGAACACGATTGTTGGCGGTGCAGGAAATGACACGCTCATCGGCGGTCTAGACCGCGATATGTTTGTTTATCGCCGGGTTAATCACGGAACGGATTTGATCCAAAACTATCAGCCAGGGGTTGACGTGATTGACCTGCGGCGCATCTTTGCCCGCGCTCCTTTCCAGGTTGCAGGACGCAGCAACTATCAGCGGCTCAACACGTTTGTGCGGTTGATCGAACGTGAGGGAAATACGCTGGTTCAAATTGATAGGAATGGCAAGCAAGCAGGTAAGTTCTTCAATACGCTGGCGGTTTTAGAAGGAATCGCCGTGAGCCAGCTTAGCTCCTGCGATTTTGTGGTGTAA